A genomic stretch from Halichoerus grypus chromosome 7, mHalGry1.hap1.1, whole genome shotgun sequence includes:
- the PIGR gene encoding polymeric immunoglobulin receptor, with protein sequence MGLLFLTCLLAVFPVVSMKSPIFGPQEVSSVEGGSTSITCYYPDSSVNRHTRKYWCRQGAKGRCTTLISSEGYVSKDYEGRANLTNFPENNTFVVNIGHLTRDDSGRYKCGLGISSRGLSFDVSLEVSRGPGLQNDTEVYVADLGGRVTISCPFKSENSEKMKSVCKKTGQVCDLVIDSNERVHPDYKDRAEIIISGTNQIAFDFIIKRLQLSDAGMYVCQTGDDSNGDKSNVDLQVLKPEPELLYGDLRGSVTFDCALGSEAKDTAKFLCRISNGENCDVVINTLGKKAQGFEGRILLTLKDKGFFSVHITNLRKEDSGYYLCGADSDGQLHKGWPIQAWQLFVNEETIIPKSPSVVKGVVGGSVAVFCPYNPKEANSLKYWCRWEDTENGRCQPLVESDGLVKEQYEGRLTLHEEPGNGSYTVILNQLTTKDAGFYWCLTNGDHRWRSTVELKIVEGEPGLKAPKNATAWVGETFKLSCQFPCKYYSYEKYWCKWSNKVCKTLPSQAEGPSQAFVNCDQKSQIISMTLNQVSKADEGWYWCGVKDGLRYGETMAVYVAVEERVKGSQDVSQVDAAPGGESSVREVESKVIQNPRLFVDDNTVKDTGDPADGSRASADTSSSEGQSGSSKVLVSTLVPLGLVLAVGAVVVAVLRARHRKNVDRISIRSYRTDISMSDFENSRDFGANDNMGVSPVTQETTLGGKDECNTTTENTVETEEPKKAKRSSKEEADMAYTAFLLQTNNMAAEVQEGPGEA encoded by the exons ATGGGACTCCTCTTCCTCACCTGCCTGCTGGCTGTCTTTCCAG TGGTCTCCATGAAGAGTCCCATATTCGGTCCTCAGGAAGTGAGCAGTGTGGAAGGTGGCTCAACATCCATCACATGCTACTACCCAGACTCGTCCGTCAACCGGCATACCCGGAAGTACTGGTGCCGGCAGGGAGCCAAGGGCCGCTGCACGACACTCATCTCTTCGGAGGGCTACGTCTCCAAGGATTATGAGGGCAGAGCCAACCTCACCAACTTCCCAGAGAACAACACATTTGTGGTGAACATTGGCCATCTCACCCGGGATGACTCTGGGCGCTACAAGTGTGGTCTGGGCATTAGTAGCCGAGGCCTGTCCTTTGATGTGAGCCTGGAGGTCAGCCGTG GTCCTGGGCTCCAAAATGACACTGAAGTCTATGTTGCTGACTTGGGCGGAAGAGTGACCATCAGTTGCCCCTTCAAGTCTGAGAATTCTGAGAAGATGAAGTCTGTTTGCAAGAAGACAGGCCAGGTCTGTGATCTAGTCATTGACTCCAATGAGCGGGTGCACCCCGACTATAAGGACAGAGCAGAGATCATTATTTCGGGTACCAACCAAATAGCGTTCGATTTCATTATCAAGCGACTTCAGCTCAGTGATGCTGGGATGTACGTCTGCCAGACTGGGGATGATTCCAATGGTGATAAGAGCAACGTGGACCTCCAAGTGCTGAAGCCTGAGCCTGAACTGCTTTATGGAGATCTGAGGGGCTCCGTGACCTTTGATTGTGCCCTGGGCTCCGAGGCGAAAGATACGGCCAAATTTCTGTGCCGGATAAGCAATGGGGAAAACTGTGATGTGGTCATCAACACCCTGGGGAAGAAGGCTCAGGGTTTTGAGGGCAGAATCCTGCTCACTCTCAAGGATAAGGGCTTCTTCAGTGTGCATATCACCAACCTGAGGAAAGAGGATTCAGGGTACTACCTCTGTGGAGCCGACTCTGATGGCCAGCTTCACAAAGGCTGGCCCATCCAGGCCTGGCAACTCTTTGTCAATGAAG AGACCATAATTCCCAAGAGTCCCTCTGTGGTGAAAGGTGTGGTTGGTGGCTCTGTGGCAGTGTTCTGCCCCTACAACCCTAAGGAAGCAAACAGCCTGAAGTACTGGTGTCGCTGGGAAGACACTGAAAATGGCCGCTGCCAACCCCTGGTGGAGAGTGACGGGCTGGTTAAGGAGCAGTACGAGGGGAGGCTCACACTGCATGAAGAGCCAGGCAATGGCTCCTACACGGTAATACTCAACCAGCTCACCACCAAGGATGCTGGCTTCTACTGGTGTCTGACTAATGGCGATCATCGCTGGAGGTCCACGGTGGAGCTCAAGATTGTCGAAG gaGAACCAGGCCTCAAGGCACCCAAGAATGCCACTGCTTGGGTGGGAGAGACCTTCAAGCTCTCCTGCCAATTCCCATGCAAATACTACTCCTATGAGAAATACTGGTGCAAGTGGAGTAACAAAGTTTGCAAAACTCTGCCCAGCCAAGCTGAAGGGCCCAGCCAGGCCTTCGTGAACTGCGACCAGAAGAGCCAGATCATTTCCATGACCCTGAACCAAGTCTCCAAGGCGGATGAAGGCTGGTACTGGTGCGGGGTGAAGGATGGCCTCCGATACGGAGAGACCATGGCTGTCTATGTGGCAGTTGAGGAGAGGGTAAAGG GGTCCCAAGATGTCAGCCAAGTGGATGCTGCTCCTGGTGGAGAGTCAAGTGTCAGGGAGGTTGAGAGCAAAGTCATTCAGAATCCCAGGCTTTTTGTGGATGACAATACAGTGAAGGATACCGGAGACCCTGCAGATGGGAGCAGAGCATCCGCAGACACCAGCAG CTCTGAGGGACAAAGTGGGAGCTCCAAAGTGCTTGTctccaccctggtgcccctgggCCTGGTGCTGGCAGTGGGGGCCGTGGTCGTGGCGGTGCTCAGAGCACGGCACAGGAAGAACGTTG ACCGGATTTCTATTAGAAGCTACAGGACAGACATTAGCATGTCAGACTTTGAGAACTCCAGAGATTTTGGTGCCAATGACAACATGGGAGTCTCGCCAGTCACTCAGGAGACAACTCTTGGAGGAAAAGATG AGTGCAACACCACCACCGAGAACACCGTGGAGACTGAGGAACCCAAGAAGGCAAAACGG TCCTCCAAGGAGGAAGCCGACATGGCCTACACCGCCTTCTTGCTCCAGACCAACAACATGGCTGCCGAAGTCCAGGAGGGCCCTGGGGAAGCCTAG